From Triticum aestivum cultivar Chinese Spring chromosome 4A, IWGSC CS RefSeq v2.1, whole genome shotgun sequence, a single genomic window includes:
- the LOC123082736 gene encoding wall-associated receptor kinase 5, translating into MPGASTALLVSIVCISFPAVAAAAGASSKRSMSLPGCPDKCGDVLIPYPFGIGEHCAATSRNSYFNLSCNGTMDPPRPMVGDPGAVAEVAEISLEHGEMRVLSPVSHICFKSNATFTKFTRGYELDNTPFLPSPSRNHFTVIGCNTLGLIGGYKGAASQYVAGCYSYCDGVNNTSDGAPCAGMGCCEAAIPANLTTFEVKFEMNQSKVWDFNPCFYAMVAEVGWYNFRQQDLTGSLGFMNDRAQGGAPIIADWAIRNGSCLEEGKDTPNDHACISANSYCMAANNGPGYLCQCSKGYEGNPYLLNGCQDTDECALRKQDTKYEDLYPCRKGDCHNTLGGYLCKCKTGKRSDGTKFGCQSLHSPAEKLVIGLIVCVSATVLMALTCMLLMQFQRKRHKREKDEYFKQNGGLKLYDEMRSRQVDTIRILTEKEIKRATDNYNEDRVIGRGGHGMVYRGTLDDQKEVAIKKSKAINNDWREEIVNEIIILSQINHRNIVRLLGCCLDVDVPMLVYEFVSHGTLSEFLHGAAPRSPIPFDLRLKIATQSAEALAYLHSSTSRTILHEDVKSANILLDDQLNVKVADFGASALKSMDESEFIMFVNGTLGYLDPESFISRRLTDKSDVYSFGVVLLELMTRNRAIYSDSFNGKESLSYSFPLMFHQKTHHVMLDSQITDDAGLVLLENMAELAVHCLSQRGDDRPTMKEVAERLEMMRRLHLHGNNAPENNCGAHNYGGSSSVLVPFDEKTHGTIDMSELVEDLAR; encoded by the exons ATGCCAGGAGCATCAACAGCCCTGCTAGTTTCCATAGTATGCATCTCCTTTCCAGCAGTGGCAGCAGCGGCCGGAGCCTCTTCCAAGCGCTCCATGTCGTTGCCAGGCTGCCCCGACAAGTGCGGCGATGTGCTCATCCCATACCCTTTCGGCATAGGGGAGCACTGCGCCGCGACCAGCCGGAACAGCTACTTCAACCTTTCCTGCAATGGCACGATGGATCCCCCACGGCCAATGGTTGGTGATCCCGGAGCAGTAGCTGAGGTCGCCGAGATCTCACTGGAGCACGGCGAGATGCGCGTGCTCAGCCCCGTCAGCCACATCTGCTTCAAGTCAAACGCCACATTCACCAAGTTCACCAGAGGGTACGAGCTGGACAACACGCCCTTCCTACCCTCCCCATCGCGCAATCACTTCACAGTCATCGGCTGTAACACCCTGGGGCTCATCGGCGGTTACAAGGGCGCCGCAAGCCAGTACGTGGCTGGCTGCTACTCCTACTGCGATGGTGTCAACAACACGTCggatggcgcaccatgtgctgggaTGGGCTGCTGTGAGGCTGCCATCCCAGCCAACCTCACCACCTTCGAGGTCAAGTTTGAGATGAACCAGAGCAAGGTATGGGACTTCAACCCGTGCTTCTACGCCATGGTGGCCGAGGTTGGATGGTACAATTTCAGGCAGCAGGACCTCACCGGCAGCCTTGGGTTTATGAATGATCGAGCCCAGGGGGGTGCTCCCATCATCGCTGACTGGGCCATTAGGAACGGCTCATGCCTGGAGGAGGGGAAGGACACACCTAATGACCATGCCTGCATCAGTGCAAACAGCTACTGCATGGCTGCGAACAATGGTCCAGGGTACTTATGCCAGTGCTCCAAAGGATATGAGGGCAATCCTTATCTTCTGAACGGTTGTCAAG ACACAGATGAGTGTGCATTGCGTAAGCAGGACACCAAGTATGAAGATTTGTATCCGTGCAGAAAAGGGGACTGCCACAACACACTGGGAGGCTACTTATGCAAATGCAAGACAGGAAAAAGATCTGATGGTACAAAGTTTGGATGCCAATCTCTGCATTCTCCAGCTGAAAAATTGGTTATTG GCCTCATTGTTTGTGTTTCTGCAACTGTGCTGATGGCCTTAACATGCATGTTGCTCATGCAATTTCAAAGAAAAAGGCACAAGAGGGAGAAAGATGAGTACTTCAAACAAAATGGTGGTCTCAAGTTATATGATGAGATGAGATCAAGGCAGGTCGACACAATCCGCATACTCACAGAGAAAGAGATAAAGAGAGCCACTGATAACTATAATGAAGATCGAGTTATTGGACGTGGTGGTCATGGTATGGTCTACAGAGGAACTTTGGATGACCAAAAAGAGGTTGCCATAAAGAAGTCTAAAGCAATCAACAATGATTGGAGAGAAGAAATTGTCAATGAGATTATAATCTTGTCACAGATCAATCACCGAAACATTGTGAGATTACTCGGGTGTTGTCTGGATGTAGATGTCCCAATGTTGGTTTATGAGTTTGTCTCCCATGGTACTCTATCTGAGTTCCTGCATGGTGCTGCACCTAGATCTCCAATCCCATTCGATCTTCGCCTGAAGATTGCTACACAGTCAGCAGAAGCTCTAGCTTACTTACATTCGTCGACATCTCGCACAATCCTACATGAGGATGTCAAGTCTGCCAACATTCTCTTGGATGATCAGCTCAATGTAAAGGTTGCCGATTTTGGAGCATCAGCACTTAAGTCCATGGATGAAAGTGAGTTCATCATGTTTGTCAATGGAACACTTGGCTACCTTGATCCTGAGAGCTTTATTAGCCGTCGGCTCACCGATAAAAGTGATGTCTACAGTTTCGGGGTGGTTCTTCTGGAGCTGATGACACGAAATAGGGCTATATATTCTGACAGCTTCAATGGAAAGGAATCATTGTCATATAGTTTTCCCTTGATGTTTCATCAGAAGACGCACCATGTTATGCTGGACTCTCAAATTACAGATGATGCAGGCTTGGTGCTCCTTGAGAACATGGCTGAACTTGCAGTTCATTGCCTTAGCCAGAGGGGAGATGACAGGCCAACAATGAAGGAAGTTGCAGAGAGACTAGAGATGATGAGGAGACTCCATTTGCACGGGAACAATGCTCCCGAAAACAACTGTGGTGCGCATAACTATGGAGGGTCATCTTCGGTTCTTGTCCCTTTTGACGAGAAAACACATGGAACCATCGATATGTCTGAACTGGTTGAAGATCTTGCAAGATGA